A genomic window from Terrisporobacter glycolicus ATCC 14880 = DSM 1288 includes:
- a CDS encoding DUF2809 domain-containing protein, whose amino-acid sequence MTKRVVYFIITVLVMLMGLLSRKFMFIFPSHIAPYVGDMLWAMMVYFGFRFLFPKLELLKSFNIALIFSFAIETSQLYQAEWINIIRKTTIGGLVLGHGFLWIDLISYFIGIIIALIIDKVLNHAKFIKESSK is encoded by the coding sequence ATGACTAAAAGAGTAGTATATTTTATAATCACAGTGCTAGTAATGTTAATGGGTTTGTTATCGAGAAAATTCATGTTTATATTTCCAAGCCACATTGCTCCATATGTAGGAGATATGTTATGGGCTATGATGGTTTACTTTGGTTTTAGGTTCTTGTTTCCAAAGTTAGAGCTTTTAAAAAGTTTCAATATAGCACTTATTTTTTCTTTTGCTATAGAGACGAGTCAGCTATATCAGGCTGAGTGGATAAATATTATACGTAAAACTACTATTGGAGGTTTAGTACTTGGACATGGGTTTTTATGGATAGACTTAATAAGCTATTTTATAGGTATTATAATTGCTTTAATAATAGATAAAGTTTTAAATCATGCTAAATTTATAAAAGAATCAAGCAAATAG
- a CDS encoding DUF4085 family protein: protein MKFFTKEYQRDMGRTDIHMLMRATKKAEKFDEKYYQDLYKKELKEFLQEQKELCEMSEEDEFDETDWDEISVMDEEGNMVSVSEFMSQEEVEELRNSILEGEREALENFEMDEYDELELTNKFAQNHKDEIEFLKNNLPKDILEDVADIRVLALNKVSKNLKKRIEKYCKENEKTTKKVMEDYFNYFKMIENQISQKILDNYDFHDCEILSIKKVGDDIVFDLDNSGGFTDINKIIYRNGQMIENNLEENSYWIYDEIYKLDELYEFHIGISSNNEYGYDYITLRASDVDFE, encoded by the coding sequence ATGAAATTTTTTACAAAAGAATATCAAAGAGATATGGGAAGAACTGATATACATATGCTAATGAGAGCTACAAAAAAAGCAGAAAAATTTGATGAAAAATACTACCAAGATTTATATAAAAAAGAATTGAAAGAATTCTTACAAGAGCAAAAAGAGTTATGTGAAATGTCAGAAGAAGATGAATTTGACGAAACAGATTGGGATGAAATATCCGTAATGGATGAAGAAGGTAATATGGTAAGTGTAAGTGAATTTATGTCACAAGAAGAAGTAGAAGAACTTAGAAACAGCATATTGGAAGGGGAAAGAGAAGCATTAGAAAATTTTGAAATGGATGAATACGATGAGTTAGAACTAACAAATAAATTTGCCCAAAATCACAAGGACGAAATAGAATTTCTAAAAAACAATTTGCCAAAAGACATTCTAGAAGATGTGGCAGATATAAGAGTGTTAGCTCTTAATAAGGTGTCAAAAAACCTTAAAAAGAGAATAGAAAAATATTGTAAAGAAAATGAAAAAACAACAAAAAAAGTAATGGAGGACTACTTTAATTACTTTAAAATGATAGAAAATCAAATTTCACAGAAAATATTGGATAATTATGATTTTCATGATTGTGAGATTTTAAGTATAAAAAAAGTTGGAGATGATATTGTCTTTGACCTTGATAATAGTGGTGGTTTTACAGATATAAATAAGATAATTTATAGAAATGGCCAGATGATAGAAAATAATTTGGAGGAAAACTCATACTGGATTTATGATGAAATATATAAGCTGGATGAATTATATGAGTTTCACATAGGAATAAGCAGCAACAACGAGTATGGTTACGATTATATAACTTTAAGAGCAAGTGATGTGGATTTTGAATAA
- a CDS encoding leucine-rich repeat domain-containing protein, protein MKKLLTSFILVLSIIMGQITPISWAEEKMTKEVKASESNASREYEETEDSKNYIEVEKDGLIGNIADYENGEVFAFQFEGVLNSSNEMINFIFDEYSYKDEIYNDITTIEFFVKLGDKMEYVASRNFTLNNDLDRHRATIDREYFDDQEYIYARIGKSMDKDDDYYCGTLLFKVRNPFYKGGGEVVNIPDKKLHKSINDSLYQEAYTPVTKYRMSQVKEINLEDAGVKNLEGLQYCVNLEYLFLQNNEIEDFTPISNLTKLKTLNLNENNIKDISFIKNLTNLTKLYLKQNQIISVSNLKNLSKLNTLILERNKISNIFYLSGLKNLTYLNLGSNNISDISVVENFSKLKHFRGSQNKITDISPLGKLPNITELHLSTQRIELGPVSIKEGKFIFKNPLIGLNGKPIAPSRVGNGGTYSKTSNTITWNNPFYSVDYRFSHKLGVSGTDYTGDFYISLLTPMSYFSVNSINKTSTTITGKGLANSTVRAYVNNKKIGTTAKVSWNGNFTIKSISGLKAGDKVVVKMSQDGYEPTQKTITVRNTFSKFTVNSINNKSTVISGKGLKSATVKAYINGKQVGTTAKVDSTGNYTIKNISGLKAGSKIVVKISKDGYETKQNTVTVLNTFNTFTVNSITTKSTSISGKGLKTATIKAYIDGKQIGKTVTVSSNGTYKITGVKNLKKGKKVEVKISKSGYSTKSKTVAIK, encoded by the coding sequence ATGAAAAAATTATTAACATCATTTATTTTAGTTCTATCCATAATAATGGGGCAAATAACACCAATATCATGGGCAGAAGAAAAAATGACTAAAGAAGTAAAAGCTAGTGAAAGTAACGCATCAAGAGAGTACGAGGAAACAGAAGATAGCAAAAACTATATTGAAGTAGAAAAAGATGGACTAATTGGTAATATAGCCGATTATGAAAATGGAGAAGTATTCGCTTTTCAATTTGAAGGAGTATTAAATAGTAGTAATGAAATGATTAATTTTATCTTCGATGAATATTCTTACAAAGATGAAATCTACAACGATATAACAACCATAGAGTTTTTCGTTAAACTTGGAGATAAGATGGAATACGTAGCATCTAGAAATTTCACTTTAAATAATGATTTAGATAGGCATAGAGCTACAATAGATAGAGAATATTTCGACGATCAAGAATACATATATGCAAGAATAGGAAAATCTATGGACAAAGATGATGATTACTACTGTGGAACACTTTTATTTAAGGTACGAAATCCTTTTTATAAAGGTGGTGGAGAAGTAGTAAACATACCTGATAAAAAATTACACAAATCTATAAATGATAGTCTATACCAAGAGGCCTATACTCCAGTAACAAAGTATAGAATGTCACAAGTTAAAGAAATAAACTTAGAAGATGCTGGTGTTAAGAATTTAGAAGGTTTACAATATTGTGTAAACTTGGAATATTTATTCTTACAAAATAATGAAATTGAAGATTTTACACCTATTTCAAATCTAACAAAATTAAAAACATTAAACTTAAATGAGAACAATATAAAAGATATCTCTTTTATAAAGAACTTAACAAATTTAACGAAATTATATTTAAAGCAAAATCAAATAATAAGTGTATCTAATTTAAAGAATCTAAGCAAATTAAATACATTAATTTTAGAAAGAAATAAAATATCTAATATATTTTATTTATCAGGATTAAAGAACTTAACATATTTAAACCTTGGTTCAAACAATATATCTGATATATCTGTAGTAGAAAACTTTTCAAAATTAAAGCATTTTAGAGGTAGTCAAAATAAAATCACAGATATAAGTCCTTTAGGGAAATTGCCAAATATAACAGAATTACATTTATCAACACAAAGAATAGAATTAGGACCAGTGTCAATAAAAGAGGGGAAATTTATATTTAAAAATCCACTTATTGGTCTTAATGGAAAGCCAATAGCTCCAAGCAGAGTAGGAAATGGTGGTACATATTCAAAAACTTCTAATACTATAACTTGGAATAATCCTTTCTATAGTGTAGACTATCGTTTTTCTCATAAATTAGGAGTTTCAGGTACAGACTATACAGGAGATTTTTATATTTCGTTACTTACACCGATGTCTTATTTTAGTGTAAATAGTATCAATAAAACTTCAACAACTATCACAGGTAAAGGTTTGGCTAATTCCACAGTAAGAGCTTATGTTAATAATAAAAAAATAGGAACAACGGCTAAAGTTAGCTGGAATGGAAACTTTACTATTAAAAGTATAAGTGGATTAAAAGCTGGAGACAAAGTAGTTGTTAAGATGAGCCAAGATGGATATGAGCCTACACAAAAAACTATAACAGTAAGAAATACTTTTAGTAAATTTACAGTAAACTCGATTAATAATAAATCTACAGTTATAAGTGGAAAAGGATTAAAATCAGCAACTGTAAAAGCTTATATAAATGGAAAACAAGTAGGAACAACAGCTAAAGTTGATTCTACAGGAAACTATACTATAAAAAACATAAGTGGACTGAAAGCTGGTAGCAAAATAGTTGTTAAAATAAGTAAAGACGGTTATGAAACTAAACAAAATACTGTAACAGTATTAAATACTTTCAATACATTTACAGTAAATTCAATCACTACTAAATCAACATCAATAAGTGGAAAAGGATTAAAAACAGCAACGATAAAGGCTTATATAGATGGAAAACAAATCGGAAAAACAGTTACAGTAAGCTCAAATGGAACTTATAAAATAACTGGTGTGAAAAACCTTAAAAAAGGTAAAAAAGTAGAAGTGAAAATAAGTAAATCAGGATATTCAACCAAAAGTAAGACCGTAGCAATAAAATAA
- a CDS encoding HD domain-containing protein translates to MKTATFLEILTVAEKLKCNTRHSWTSNGRHESVAEHSWRIALMALLMRDEFPEIDMDKVIRMCLIHDLGEAFTGDIPTFEKKEEDSEKEDEIFFQWISTFPNPYDEEFTELLKEMNERKTDEAKLYKALDNLEAVIQHNEADISTWIELEYDLQFTYGADKVEFSPYLKELKKEIDKRTTEKIAQKNES, encoded by the coding sequence ATGAAAACAGCAACATTTCTAGAAATATTAACAGTAGCAGAAAAACTAAAATGTAATACTAGGCACTCATGGACATCAAACGGACGTCATGAAAGTGTGGCAGAACATAGTTGGCGTATTGCATTAATGGCATTATTAATGCGTGACGAATTTCCAGAGATTGATATGGACAAGGTAATTCGTATGTGTTTGATTCATGATTTAGGGGAAGCCTTTACTGGAGATATTCCTACTTTTGAGAAGAAAGAAGAAGATAGTGAAAAAGAGGATGAGATATTTTTCCAGTGGATTTCAACTTTTCCTAATCCTTATGATGAGGAATTCACAGAGCTTCTAAAGGAAATGAATGAACGCAAGACTGATGAAGCAAAGCTTTATAAAGCATTAGATAATTTAGAAGCAGTCATTCAGCATAACGAGGCGGATATTAGTACTTGGATTGAGCTAGAATATGACTTACAGTTTACTTATGGTGCAGATAAGGTGGAGTTTTCTCCTTATTTAAAAGAGCTTAAGAAAGAAATAGACAAAAGAACCACAGAAAAAATAGCTCAAAAGAATGAATCTTAG
- a CDS encoding AI-2E family transporter, with product MKKERSMFLKIGLSVIALFLLIYYWKNISAGAKTFIAVANPLVIGCMIAYILNIIMKFYERILFKNCKNEVLLKFKRTISILLSIGSVVIIFILIARLIIPELKSSIEVLISSIPPFTDHMIDLLNSNPNIQNLLPKDITSFNMDMVNWQEIIDNGFKWFTSGAGTVIEYVTGFFSVVFNFVVGLIFAIYILGGKEKLSNQFTRLINTYTTPKISERTFYVLRVVDECFHNFIVGQCTEALILGTLCTVGMFILKFPYALMVGVLIGCTALIPIAGAYIGAIVGFIMIFTVSPTKAMLFLVFIVVLQQLENQFIYPKVVGSSIGLPGIWVFAAVMIGGGLFGIQGVLFGIPTVSIVYQLLKKDMNKREGSNPSLESEQLSI from the coding sequence ATGAAAAAAGAAAGAAGTATGTTTTTGAAAATAGGACTTTCAGTAATAGCCCTATTTCTTTTGATTTATTACTGGAAAAATATTTCGGCAGGAGCAAAGACATTTATAGCAGTAGCCAACCCTCTAGTAATTGGGTGCATGATTGCTTATATTTTAAATATTATCATGAAGTTTTACGAGAGAATATTATTTAAAAACTGTAAAAATGAAGTATTACTTAAGTTTAAAAGAACTATATCAATACTTTTATCAATTGGTAGCGTTGTGATTATATTTATATTAATAGCAAGGTTAATAATACCTGAGCTAAAATCATCTATTGAAGTACTTATTTCTAGTATTCCACCTTTTACAGATCATATGATTGATTTATTAAATTCTAATCCTAATATACAAAACTTGTTGCCTAAAGATATAACTAGTTTTAATATGGATATGGTAAACTGGCAAGAAATAATCGATAATGGTTTTAAGTGGTTTACTTCTGGAGCAGGAACTGTTATAGAATATGTAACTGGTTTCTTCTCAGTAGTATTTAATTTTGTAGTAGGGTTAATATTTGCTATTTATATATTAGGTGGAAAAGAAAAACTAAGTAATCAATTTACTAGATTAATAAACACATACACAACTCCTAAAATAAGTGAAAGAACATTTTATGTGCTAAGAGTAGTTGATGAGTGTTTCCACAACTTTATAGTTGGACAATGTACAGAAGCTTTAATACTTGGAACACTTTGTACAGTAGGAATGTTTATTTTAAAATTCCCATATGCACTTATGGTAGGAGTGCTTATAGGATGTACGGCTTTGATTCCTATAGCTGGAGCTTATATTGGTGCAATTGTTGGATTTATTATGATTTTCACAGTATCACCAACTAAGGCAATGTTATTTTTAGTGTTTATAGTTGTGTTACAACAATTAGAAAATCAATTTATTTACCCAAAGGTGGTAGGTTCTTCTATTGGACTTCCTGGTATATGGGTATTTGCAGCAGTTATGATAGGTGGAGGATTGTTTGGAATTCAAGGTGTTTTATTTGGAATTCCTACAGTGTCTATTGTTTATCAATTGTTGAAAAAGGATATGAATAAAAGAGAAGGAAGTAATCCTTCACTGGAATCAGAACAATTATCTATATAA
- a CDS encoding CD3324 family protein, with the protein MLPKDVLDLVQKYIDGDYIYIPKKDNSKKSWGEVSGIKAELKTRNFEIYSKYLQGTSIKQLSTDYFLSESSIRRILYIYKNK; encoded by the coding sequence ATATTACCTAAAGATGTTTTAGATTTAGTTCAAAAATACATTGATGGTGATTATATATACATTCCAAAGAAAGATAACAGCAAAAAATCTTGGGGTGAGGTTAGTGGAATTAAAGCTGAGCTGAAAACAAGAAATTTTGAAATATATAGCAAGTACTTACAAGGAACATCAATTAAACAATTGTCTACAGATTATTTTCTATCTGAAAGTAGTATTAGAAGAATATTATATATCTATAAAAACAAATAA